The window AGGATTGTTCCAGATGTAATTTTACTAGCCCAGACTTCAAGGAAACTTACTCCTGTGGAAATTTATGAACTGAGAGAAAGAACTAAAAAGGAGTTAGAGCTCTAATTTTAATTTATCTTTTACTCTTTGTTCTACTATTGCTTTAAGAAATTTCATAATCATAGAGTGAACTTCCATATCGATGCCGTCAACGCTCACATCAGCCCTTTTCGTGACGCCGTCTATTATCCCGGCCTCAGCCAGGGCCTTTACGATTCCGACCTCATCAAAGTCCCCGAGCAGGTTCTCGCCTGTGAGCATGGAAGCTTCCGCGACCAGCCCGTAGGCGCCCCAGTTGGAGACCGCCGAGGTTATGAGCTCATCCGTCTCCACCACGCTGGCTATCTTCTCCCCCTGGGGAATATACCTGACAACGAGCTCCCTGACCTTTCCCATCCCGGCTTCGTTGCCCCCATCGCCTATTCCTATCGTAGGAATGCCGCGCCTCCTTGCCTCCAAAACGACTCCGTCGAGGGCTTCCCTCTTTATCTCCAGCCCGCTCATCGAGTAGTGCATTCCGTCGGAGCTCTTTCCGGGCGTTTCAATAGCTATGACGAGGGAATACTCGGAAATCCTCGGCCTCTCGACGAAGGAGTCCCAGAATTCTGTGAGCGCCCCTCTAATCTCAGGGTAGGTCAGTATATCGGCCCTCCCGCCGAGCTTCTCAACCGCGAGGGCGACCGCCAGTGCTCCCGGCGGACCATCGGTCTCTGGAATATCCGCCGGGGGTATGGGGAAGCCCGTTACTATGAGCACCCTCTTAAAATTATTCAAAAGCATAGTTGCAGAATTATGTAAAAAATTAAAGTTCTCCCGCCTGTAGTCAAGGTAGAGTCTTAAGATTCCCCTGCCACCGACGTCCGTGTTTATCAGGTGGGCTATCATTCCTCCACCTCGTAGGCGACTATCCTGACCCTCTTGCCCTTGACCGCTTCCTTCAGCTTCCACCAGAGCTCGGTTGGCCCCTCCTCCCTGTGGACGAGCCTGTCGTTATCCCTCAGCTCGACCGTCTTCTCCTTGTATTTGTAAAACAGGCCCTCGGCCTCGAAAACCTTCTTCATTCCAATCCCCCCAGTATTTTTCTGAGCTCGTGAAGGGTTCTTATTTCATAGTCCGCAAAGTGATGGCCTCTCTCGCCCGAGCGGTTGACCCAGACGGAGGTCATGCCAACGTTCTTGGCACCGTAAACGTCCTGAGTCAGCGAGTCCCCGACGAAAACGGCCTCTTCCGGCCGGGTGTTCAGGGCCTCAAGGGCCACGAGGAAAATCTTCGGGTCGGGTTTTATCGTCTTAACATCCTCCCTCGTCACGACAACGTCGAAATACTCCTTCAGGCCGGTAAGTTCGAGCTTGAGCCTCTGGTATGCCGGTCCGCTCGTGACGACGCCCAGCTTACAGCCCTCGGAGCGCAACCACTCAAGGGTGGGGCGAGTGTCGGGGTAAACCTGGAGCTTGTGGGGATACTTCCTGAGCAAATCCTCGTAGCGGAGGTTCACATCAAACAGCCTGAAGAAGAAGTTCCAGTCGTGCCAGTCGTAGGTGTCTCTCCTCACCACAATCTCAGACAGAAACCTGTTTCTGGCCTCCTCCTTGGTTACGCCCAGTTTCTTTGCAAGCTCGTGGTAGACCCATGGGAGGAAGAGTTGTATCAGAGGCATCTCGCTCATCAGCGTCCCGTCTATGTCAAAGAGGACGGCCTTTATTCTACCACCCCTTGACGAGCAGGGCAAGTATCTCGACCCCCCTGACGTTTTCGTCGGTGATGATACCCCATATTATGTCCTTCTTGGAGAGCAACTCCTGAAAGCGCGCAAGTATGTCGTGCGCCCCCCTCAAGGGAAAGTCTTTGCCGACGAGGATTCCTATGAGGCCCCTCTCCCATACCCCCCACTGCCAGCTGAAGTCGACCCTGTCGAGTAGCCTCAGTATTCCGACGTTGTTCCCGCGTATCATGTTGAAGAGGTCAGCGTAGTCTATGTTGACGAGCATCTGGTTTTCGAGGTAGTAGTAAAGTCTGGAGAACATCGAGGCGATGTTCACCGAGGCCCTCTCAAAGGCCTCCCCCAGAGGGACATCCTCCCTGAGAAAGTCCCAGAGGGAGTCGTAGAAGACGGTCTCGAAGTCGGAAGCCCACTCTGGCCTCTCGTTTATGAGTTCTCTCCTCGGCGTGAGAACGTAGGCGAGCCTCACTGCGTCTTCCGGAGCGCTTTCCGTGATAAGCTCCCTAAGCCTGTGATTGGTCGGTTTGTCCTCGAAGATTAGCCAGAGGAACGTGTCCTCTGGAAGGTGGGAGAAGAAGTCCTTTATTCTCTTCTCGTACTCACCCGGCCTGAAGAGGTAGTAGGCCGGGTTGAGGCTGACCTTGACGAGGCCATCCCCTCTTATTCCCTCGACAATCTTTGTCCCCGCGTTCCCTATCCCAACAAAAAGGTGAGTAAAAGACCGCATAGCTATCATTCGAGGGTCGCGTGCTTCTTCTTCATATCCTTTTCGGTCTTCTGGAAGGTCGCCATGAGGAGGGCTATTACGCCGTCGAGGAAGACCATCGTGGAGTCCTCGAAGAGGGTTCCCATCGGGGCTATCCACTTGTACTTGGTGAGCATCTGCCTCGCTATGTAGTCAGTGGGGATGTTGGCTTTCGTCCTGCCCGGTATCTCGACGACGACATCGGCAAGCTTTCCGAGGGTCGAGTTCGCGTAGGAGGTGATTGCAACCACCTTCCCGCCCTGCTTCTTGGCTATCTTTGCCGCATCAACTATGCTCGTCG of the Thermococcus sp. genome contains:
- a CDS encoding glutamate cyclase domain-containing protein → MIAHLINTDVGGRGILRLYLDYRRENFNFLHNSATMLLNNFKRVLIVTGFPIPPADIPETDGPPGALAVALAVEKLGGRADILTYPEIRGALTEFWDSFVERPRISEYSLVIAIETPGKSSDGMHYSMSGLEIKREALDGVVLEARRRGIPTIGIGDGGNEAGMGKVRELVVRYIPQGEKIASVVETDELITSAVSNWGAYGLVAEASMLTGENLLGDFDEVGIVKALAEAGIIDGVTKRADVSVDGIDMEVHSMIMKFLKAIVEQRVKDKLKLEL
- a CDS encoding TIGR02253 family HAD-type hydrolase; amino-acid sequence: MKAVLFDIDGTLMSEMPLIQLFLPWVYHELAKKLGVTKEEARNRFLSEIVVRRDTYDWHDWNFFFRLFDVNLRYEDLLRKYPHKLQVYPDTRPTLEWLRSEGCKLGVVTSGPAYQRLKLELTGLKEYFDVVVTREDVKTIKPDPKIFLVALEALNTRPEEAVFVGDSLTQDVYGAKNVGMTSVWVNRSGERGHHFADYEIRTLHELRKILGGLE